Proteins encoded by one window of Thalassoroseus pseudoceratinae:
- a CDS encoding DUF1552 domain-containing protein, with protein sequence MLNRRKMLQGMAAGTGAALGLPLLSDRVWASSTGSTTPKRIVFFMQNQGFDPETCVPKGMTSSGSLAKAKLPEPISALEPFKERLHIINGLHGRHTSPSHSAFFGALGGYRGSDGVPPSASTIDYELSKVLPQTLLPHLCIGMDSIENMTTKPTIATLSASGAGQPIFMHSNPNHLYQMLYGGISAGEIRLQHEAQSNVLNQIEQLAAAKGQSLPSLDRQRYGQYVQGFKDVNGLRDRLATVAGHLRKFAPKVDERYTKPEFETDWHDCLLDLGISALTSGITNTLTIGSGRGEIFGAWKGLGIEQQGHNLGHMEQPDNPIWIKIRQYNSQMLVRIMEKLESVPEGSGTMMDHTLIVYTSNNADKQHTNGANWPVMLLGNLDGAFKSGCFTQLDGSRPINALYTTLLRAAGVQCNRFNMDEKMAGKYDNSNGPLKELLG encoded by the coding sequence ATGCTCAATCGCAGAAAAATGTTGCAAGGAATGGCCGCCGGTACTGGCGCTGCACTTGGGCTTCCACTGTTATCAGATCGAGTTTGGGCCTCGTCCACCGGAAGCACGACTCCGAAGCGGATCGTGTTTTTCATGCAAAACCAAGGTTTTGATCCCGAAACCTGCGTCCCCAAAGGCATGACGAGCAGTGGTTCGCTCGCGAAAGCCAAATTGCCCGAACCCATTAGTGCTCTGGAACCATTCAAAGAGCGTCTACACATCATCAATGGTTTGCACGGTCGCCACACCAGCCCATCGCACAGTGCGTTCTTCGGGGCACTTGGTGGCTATCGTGGGAGTGATGGTGTGCCGCCAAGTGCGTCAACCATCGACTACGAACTCAGCAAAGTGTTGCCACAAACGCTGCTACCGCACCTTTGCATTGGCATGGACTCCATCGAGAACATGACGACCAAGCCGACCATCGCGACTCTGTCCGCGAGCGGTGCTGGTCAACCAATTTTCATGCACTCGAATCCGAATCACCTCTATCAAATGCTCTACGGTGGCATTTCCGCGGGAGAAATTCGACTTCAGCACGAGGCGCAATCGAATGTGTTGAACCAGATCGAACAACTCGCCGCCGCGAAAGGGCAATCGCTACCATCCTTGGATCGGCAACGTTATGGCCAATACGTGCAAGGGTTTAAGGATGTCAACGGGTTACGGGATCGGCTCGCAACCGTTGCCGGGCATCTCCGCAAATTCGCACCCAAAGTTGACGAACGGTACACCAAACCCGAATTCGAAACCGACTGGCACGACTGCCTACTCGACCTGGGGATTTCGGCTCTTACTTCGGGGATTACCAATACGCTGACGATTGGCTCCGGCCGGGGAGAAATCTTCGGAGCATGGAAAGGCCTGGGAATCGAACAGCAAGGCCACAACCTGGGGCACATGGAACAACCGGACAATCCCATTTGGATCAAGATCCGTCAGTACAACAGCCAGATGTTGGTCCGCATTATGGAGAAGCTGGAAAGCGTGCCTGAAGGCAGTGGCACGATGATGGATCACACGTTGATCGTCTACACCAGCAACAACGCGGACAAACAACACACCAACGGGGCGAACTGGCCTGTTATGTTGCTGGGGAACCTCGATGGGGCTTTCAAATCCGGCTGTTTCACGCAGTTGGACGGGAGTCGTCCGATCAATGCTTTGTATACAACGCTCCTGCGGGCGGCCGGTGTGCAATGCAACCGATTCAACATGGACGAGAAAATGGCTGGAAAATACGACAACAGCAACGGTCCGCTCAAGGAATTGTTGGGATGA
- a CDS encoding DUF1588 domain-containing protein: protein MITARLAMGMVLAFGLLLNVADAESYTPGEKIDGDFKSLAGPFIEQHCLDCHGETDPEANLSLHDLGPVDEINAATWKAVWAQVTLKEMPPEEMPQPETIQRLRFSDWIVGELSRVMRDKGGFHAHRDPNKANFVDHDLLFGPLPEGIKLVPTSSPARIWRVTPEEHITRLNELINKESPYDPAKPGLRTHGDAVPTNHGGELKLYFGTDRIIKWQGGTVAYATAVKSVPAVLSSARDHGLENYPDFYTVNSAEATQIMSVAQDIIRYMAEGPLSIANPEQITDDPNTYKMEGDIRGLPTSLVYSTKIMRPLTPVYELMHEDGVDDERLRSAVNYLFESLTFRPPSQTEADAYLAIVKQSIEKLGKEGGAVLGLSSIFLDRDALFRPELAESGQPDQHGRVMLQDWELGLAVNHAFRYIKPDEQLREAIVSGQMRTREDVKREVERILNDDSIRKPRILQFFRDYFDYDLGGYICKDSRALAATGASNRGAAHYRAMFDATASTDRLIELILKEDQNVFKELLTTDKVVATKTDNTYFGRKNSEEERRASVLAARKAAAAIEAKEKAEQTELENEIKTLKESIQAAPKSERDLKRELGRKERALAALKKRLVANKRQRNNVNHNVTETKLTGPKIFARVSRRSFGRGSMKPERVLATVPEGQRLGILTHPSWLVSHSDAMDNHAIRRGKWIQERLLGGGIPDVPITVDAMLPDEPNTTLRERMRVTRDTYCWTCHQKMDPLGLPFEMYNHAGLYRETELGKPVDTTGEIIDSGDPELDGEVSNAIEMIQKLAESERVEQVFVRHAFRFWMGRNETLNDGLVLRDAYRAYKDNGGSMNALLVSLLTSDAFLYRTRSDSTLTRAN from the coding sequence ATGATCACGGCTCGATTGGCGATGGGGATGGTGCTCGCTTTCGGTTTGCTGCTGAACGTGGCCGATGCGGAATCCTATACTCCTGGAGAGAAGATCGACGGCGACTTCAAGAGTCTGGCTGGTCCGTTCATCGAGCAACATTGTCTCGATTGTCACGGTGAGACGGACCCGGAAGCGAACCTGTCGCTGCATGACTTGGGACCCGTGGACGAAATCAACGCGGCCACGTGGAAGGCCGTCTGGGCACAAGTTACGCTCAAAGAGATGCCGCCGGAGGAAATGCCGCAACCGGAGACAATCCAGCGGCTACGGTTTTCGGATTGGATTGTCGGTGAACTTTCACGCGTGATGCGTGACAAAGGTGGCTTCCACGCTCACCGGGATCCGAACAAAGCCAATTTCGTCGATCATGATCTGCTTTTCGGGCCGCTACCGGAGGGGATCAAACTTGTTCCGACGTCATCGCCAGCCCGGATTTGGCGGGTGACGCCTGAGGAACACATCACACGCCTCAACGAGCTGATCAACAAAGAATCGCCATACGATCCCGCCAAACCCGGTTTGCGGACGCATGGTGATGCCGTGCCGACGAACCACGGTGGCGAACTCAAACTCTATTTTGGGACGGACCGCATTATCAAATGGCAGGGCGGAACCGTTGCCTACGCCACCGCCGTCAAAAGTGTGCCAGCGGTGCTGTCATCGGCTCGCGATCACGGTTTGGAAAACTACCCCGATTTCTACACCGTCAACAGTGCTGAGGCGACGCAAATCATGAGCGTGGCCCAAGACATTATTCGCTACATGGCGGAAGGCCCGTTAAGTATCGCGAATCCGGAGCAGATCACCGACGACCCGAATACTTACAAGATGGAAGGCGACATTCGCGGTCTGCCCACCAGTCTTGTTTACAGTACGAAAATTATGCGTCCGTTGACGCCCGTGTATGAACTCATGCACGAAGATGGCGTGGACGACGAGCGTTTACGTTCCGCGGTCAATTATCTTTTTGAATCGCTCACCTTTCGCCCGCCAAGTCAGACGGAAGCCGACGCTTACCTCGCCATTGTGAAGCAGTCCATCGAAAAGCTTGGCAAGGAAGGTGGTGCTGTCTTGGGGCTTTCGTCGATCTTTCTCGACCGTGATGCCCTCTTCCGACCAGAGTTGGCCGAGAGCGGTCAACCCGATCAGCACGGACGAGTGATGCTTCAAGACTGGGAACTTGGGCTCGCTGTCAATCATGCGTTTCGCTACATCAAACCCGATGAGCAACTTCGTGAAGCCATCGTCAGCGGGCAGATGCGGACACGCGAGGATGTTAAACGCGAAGTCGAACGCATCCTGAACGATGACAGTATCCGCAAGCCACGCATCTTGCAGTTCTTCCGGGACTACTTCGATTACGATCTTGGCGGGTATATCTGCAAAGACTCAAGAGCATTAGCTGCAACCGGTGCGAGCAATCGTGGAGCAGCCCACTACCGGGCCATGTTCGATGCGACTGCAAGTACCGATCGGCTCATCGAGCTGATCTTGAAGGAAGATCAGAACGTTTTCAAAGAGTTGCTGACCACAGACAAAGTGGTGGCCACGAAAACAGACAATACGTATTTCGGCCGAAAGAACTCCGAGGAGGAGCGACGAGCGTCTGTTTTGGCGGCAAGGAAAGCTGCGGCTGCGATTGAAGCCAAGGAGAAGGCCGAGCAGACGGAGTTGGAAAACGAGATCAAGACTCTCAAAGAATCGATACAAGCTGCTCCCAAGTCAGAACGAGATCTGAAGCGGGAACTCGGCCGCAAAGAGCGAGCCTTGGCCGCATTGAAAAAGAGACTGGTTGCGAATAAACGACAGCGAAACAATGTCAACCACAACGTGACCGAGACGAAACTGACCGGGCCGAAAATTTTTGCTCGGGTCAGTCGTCGAAGTTTTGGTAGGGGATCGATGAAACCGGAGCGAGTATTGGCGACCGTGCCGGAAGGGCAACGGCTTGGCATTCTCACTCACCCCAGTTGGCTTGTCTCGCACTCCGATGCAATGGACAACCATGCAATCCGTCGCGGCAAATGGATCCAAGAACGTCTGCTGGGTGGTGGAATCCCGGATGTGCCAATCACCGTGGATGCAATGCTCCCCGATGAGCCGAATACCACACTTCGCGAACGCATGCGTGTCACGAGAGACACCTATTGTTGGACATGCCATCAAAAGATGGACCCGCTTGGTCTCCCATTTGAGATGTATAACCACGCGGGCCTGTATCGGGAGACGGAACTCGGTAAGCCTGTCGACACCACCGGTGAAATCATCGATTCCGGCGATCCGGAACTTGATGGTGAAGTTTCCAATGCCATCGAAATGATCCAGAAGCTCGCCGAGAGTGAACGTGTCGAACAAGTGTTTGTGCGACATGCATTTCGTTTTTGGATGGGCCGAAACGAAACGCTCAACGACGGTCTCGTGCTTCGCGACGCATACCGTGCCTACAAAGACAACGGCGGCAGCATGAATGCCCTACTCGTTTCGTTGCTCACGTCGGATGCGTTTCTCTATCGCACTCGCTCGGATTCGACGCTGACCCGAGCGAACTGA
- a CDS encoding beta propeller repeat protein: MHRTALAVFFTLLVCVPSAFAQKKHAAIREDIPYGGQLNPRMEEPVFAVCSKQGMRILVSRDDGKTWDQTFLGTDSLEDGGWHGTFAVYGMAATQGVIGVFSGWGTPGVYIGSDDGVHWTHLNKSPTKLGSVWGAAGGNGVFLTSADQWRGVTSSGPAFSDWTAHKIKPLLDGRKTHHMISGFGDYKGGRFVVVGDNHHVFYSDDNCQTWSHSRIPEDAGKSQDVIAFGNGVFLVSYKDHVARSADGGKTWTLHEHGLKGWGKSWRGLSFVKGEFWLTAQKGSHARRSKDGITWTDLPKSTPGGRFVEAESGTLINVERRRYDILRSEDGQIWEVVFKAPREDVSWDTAFAVSAKVNHVAE, translated from the coding sequence ATGCACCGAACGGCTCTTGCAGTTTTCTTCACTCTACTCGTCTGTGTCCCCTCTGCCTTCGCGCAGAAAAAGCACGCGGCAATTCGCGAGGACATCCCGTACGGGGGGCAGCTCAACCCGCGAATGGAAGAACCCGTCTTTGCTGTCTGTTCAAAACAGGGGATGCGGATTCTGGTTTCCCGCGATGATGGCAAGACCTGGGACCAGACATTTCTGGGGACCGATTCGCTCGAAGATGGTGGTTGGCACGGTACATTCGCTGTCTACGGAATGGCTGCCACGCAGGGAGTGATCGGCGTATTCTCCGGTTGGGGCACGCCTGGCGTCTACATCGGTTCGGACGATGGCGTTCACTGGACGCATCTCAATAAGTCGCCCACGAAACTAGGGAGTGTCTGGGGAGCGGCAGGCGGTAACGGCGTTTTCCTCACGAGTGCCGATCAATGGCGTGGCGTCACTAGTTCCGGACCGGCGTTCTCCGATTGGACGGCTCACAAAATCAAGCCGTTGCTCGACGGGAGAAAGACGCACCACATGATCAGCGGCTTCGGTGATTACAAGGGGGGACGGTTCGTTGTTGTGGGCGATAACCACCATGTGTTCTACAGTGACGACAATTGCCAAACCTGGAGTCATAGCCGCATTCCGGAAGACGCGGGCAAATCGCAGGACGTTATCGCGTTTGGCAACGGAGTCTTTCTAGTGAGCTATAAGGACCACGTTGCTCGATCGGCCGACGGTGGAAAGACCTGGACTCTCCACGAGCATGGATTGAAAGGTTGGGGCAAGTCTTGGCGGGGTTTGAGTTTCGTCAAGGGGGAGTTCTGGCTCACGGCTCAAAAGGGCAGCCATGCCCGCAGAAGCAAAGATGGAATAACCTGGACTGACTTGCCAAAATCGACGCCGGGTGGACGGTTTGTCGAAGCGGAATCGGGGACGCTCATCAATGTAGAGCGGCGTCGTTACGATATCCTGCGGAGCGAAGATGGTCAGATTTGGGAAGTCGTCTTCAAAGCTCCCCGAGAAGACGTGTCCTGGGACACCGCCTTTGCGGTATCCGCGAAAGTCAATCACGTTGCTGAATAG
- a CDS encoding serine hydrolase, whose translation MRSRVFLILLACGAGNALHAAEAPRIHKDLEFATVDGHHLKLDLYLPDAENPPLVVWIHGGGWRAGSKEKCYVNWLPEHGYAVASISYRLTDVATFPAQIHDCKAAVRWLRANAEKYGYRTDRVAVAGASAGGQLAALLGTTADVEELEGTVGGNRDYSSRVDAIVDFYGATDFLQRTKTQPHKTIKAGSVVNRLLGGPADEKVELARLASAAFHVTNDDPPLLIFHGRKDNTVLLGQSERIVDVYQRTKLPVTLHVLDESGHGGNEFLRGENRRRMVSFLDQHLKSQNEDHADLPRSTPESQGVSSKAIRKFVKAADETIDSMHSFMLVRHGHVIAEGWWEPESAEKPHILWSLSKSFTSTAVGLAVAEGKLDIDDQVIEFFPKDAPAEPSENLKAMRVRDLLTMSTGHNAEPWWSGDEVWTKRFLAQPVPHKPGSHFMYNTPATYMLSAIVQKVTGQTVLDYLTPRLFHPLGIEKPTWDQSPQGISIGGYGLYLRTEDIAKFGQLYLQKGQWNGKKLIPANWVTQATSKQVDNNNARHARNPDWRQGYGFQFWRCRHGAFRGDGKDGQFCIVLPKQDAVIAITAKTGNMQKQLDLVWEHLLPAFHDELPENPTEAKKLRSVLSDLNLADRFLQTPAYVGPPKQPDHATDNRAFQGIPSMAVAPNGRLWANWYAGVTPGEDQNNYVAVSTSGDDGKSWREVLVIDPDGAGPVRTFDPELWVAPTGRMFVFWAQSQGHAGSVAGVWCIHTDNPGDEKPQWSQPRRLTDGIMMCKPVVLSTGEWVLPASTWKKTDNSARMVVSTTLGRSWSLRGACNVPEKVRTFDEHIITERKDGSLWMLARTTYGIGESLSTDGGKTWPELKPSPIAHPSARFFVRRLNSGKLLLVKHGPIKERTGRSHLTAYVSDDDGRTWTGGLLLDERSGVSYPDGQQTADGRIRIIYDYSRVGSRHILMATFREADIEAGKIVSEDASLRQMVSDASGGQEKQQP comes from the coding sequence ATGCGAAGCCGCGTCTTTTTGATTTTGTTGGCATGCGGTGCGGGCAACGCATTACACGCTGCCGAAGCACCTCGAATTCACAAGGACCTTGAGTTTGCGACTGTCGACGGTCATCACTTGAAACTCGACTTGTATCTGCCGGATGCGGAGAACCCGCCGCTCGTGGTGTGGATTCATGGTGGTGGCTGGCGGGCGGGCAGCAAGGAAAAGTGTTACGTCAATTGGTTGCCGGAACATGGATACGCCGTTGCCAGCATTTCGTATCGGCTGACGGACGTCGCAACATTTCCAGCACAGATTCACGATTGCAAAGCCGCTGTCCGTTGGCTGCGGGCAAACGCCGAGAAGTATGGCTACCGCACCGATCGGGTCGCTGTCGCCGGTGCTAGTGCGGGCGGGCAACTTGCGGCTTTGCTCGGTACTACAGCCGATGTGGAGGAATTGGAAGGCACCGTCGGCGGCAATCGAGACTATTCCTCGCGAGTCGATGCAATTGTCGATTTCTACGGTGCGACTGACTTCCTCCAACGCACGAAGACACAGCCACATAAGACGATCAAAGCGGGCTCGGTTGTCAATCGGTTGCTCGGTGGCCCCGCGGATGAAAAAGTCGAACTTGCTCGGCTGGCATCGGCGGCGTTTCATGTCACAAATGATGATCCGCCACTGCTGATTTTTCACGGACGTAAAGATAACACTGTGTTGCTGGGGCAATCGGAACGCATCGTCGATGTCTATCAGCGAACGAAACTGCCGGTCACGTTGCATGTGCTTGATGAATCCGGCCACGGCGGAAACGAGTTTCTTCGTGGCGAGAATCGTCGGCGAATGGTGTCGTTTCTCGATCAACACCTGAAATCCCAAAATGAGGATCACGCCGATTTGCCACGCAGCACGCCCGAGTCGCAGGGCGTTTCGTCCAAGGCGATTCGTAAGTTCGTGAAAGCGGCCGACGAAACCATTGATTCGATGCACAGCTTCATGCTCGTTCGACACGGGCACGTGATCGCTGAAGGTTGGTGGGAACCGGAATCGGCTGAGAAACCGCACATCCTGTGGTCGCTCAGCAAGAGTTTCACCTCAACGGCCGTCGGGCTGGCCGTCGCGGAAGGGAAATTGGACATCGATGATCAAGTCATCGAGTTTTTCCCGAAGGATGCTCCCGCTGAACCCTCTGAAAATCTCAAGGCCATGCGTGTTCGTGATTTGCTCACGATGTCAACCGGACACAACGCCGAACCGTGGTGGAGCGGAGACGAAGTTTGGACGAAGCGGTTTCTAGCCCAACCTGTTCCGCATAAACCCGGTTCGCATTTTATGTACAACACGCCCGCGACGTATATGCTGTCGGCTATTGTGCAAAAAGTCACCGGACAGACGGTACTTGATTATCTCACGCCGCGACTGTTTCATCCGCTAGGCATTGAAAAGCCGACGTGGGACCAAAGTCCACAGGGCATTTCGATTGGCGGCTACGGTTTGTATCTACGAACCGAAGATATCGCCAAGTTTGGTCAACTTTACTTGCAGAAGGGCCAATGGAACGGCAAAAAATTGATTCCCGCAAATTGGGTCACACAGGCGACAAGCAAGCAGGTCGACAACAACAATGCTCGGCATGCTCGCAATCCTGATTGGCGTCAGGGATACGGGTTTCAGTTTTGGCGGTGTCGTCACGGTGCTTTTCGTGGGGATGGCAAGGATGGTCAGTTCTGTATCGTCTTGCCAAAACAAGATGCGGTGATCGCCATCACCGCCAAAACTGGAAACATGCAGAAGCAACTTGATCTCGTTTGGGAGCATCTCCTACCGGCTTTCCACGACGAATTGCCGGAGAATCCTACGGAGGCGAAGAAGTTGCGGAGTGTGCTTTCGGACTTGAACTTGGCCGATCGATTTCTGCAAACGCCGGCCTATGTCGGTCCGCCGAAACAGCCGGACCATGCGACCGACAACCGTGCATTCCAAGGGATTCCCAGTATGGCGGTCGCTCCAAACGGGCGGTTATGGGCCAACTGGTACGCGGGCGTCACACCGGGTGAAGACCAGAACAACTATGTCGCTGTTTCGACCAGTGGCGATGACGGAAAATCATGGCGTGAAGTGTTAGTGATCGATCCCGACGGTGCCGGTCCGGTCCGGACGTTCGATCCTGAACTGTGGGTCGCTCCGACCGGGCGGATGTTCGTCTTCTGGGCCCAATCGCAGGGACACGCGGGATCGGTTGCGGGCGTTTGGTGCATCCATACGGACAATCCTGGCGATGAAAAACCACAATGGAGTCAGCCCAGACGACTGACCGACGGCATCATGATGTGCAAACCCGTGGTGCTCAGCACTGGGGAATGGGTGCTACCGGCTTCGACATGGAAGAAAACGGATAACAGCGCACGAATGGTCGTCTCGACGACGCTCGGGCGTAGTTGGTCGCTCCGTGGAGCCTGCAATGTGCCCGAGAAAGTCCGCACGTTCGACGAACACATCATTACAGAACGCAAAGACGGATCGTTGTGGATGTTGGCCCGCACGACATACGGGATCGGCGAAAGTCTCTCGACGGATGGTGGCAAGACTTGGCCAGAACTCAAACCGTCTCCGATTGCCCATCCCAGTGCCCGGTTTTTTGTGCGGCGGTTGAACTCCGGGAAGCTCCTGCTCGTCAAGCATGGACCGATCAAAGAACGAACGGGACGCTCCCACCTGACGGCGTATGTCTCTGACGATGACGGCCGCACATGGACCGGTGGATTATTGTTGGATGAACGCAGCGGCGTTTCGTATCCCGATGGTCAACAAACCGCCGATGGCCGGATCCGAATCATCTACGACTACAGTCGAGTCGGTTCGCGTCACATCCTGATGGCGACATTTCGCGAAGCCGATATCGAAGCCGGAAAAATTGTGAGTGAGGACGCGAGCTTGCGTCAGATGGTTAGTGATGCATCCGGTGGTCAAGAAAAACAACAGCCTTGA